The nucleotide sequence AGTCAGAGTACACCTTCTTTTTCATGGGCTTGGTGCATGCCAACGTTATCCATACCTTCTGATGAACTGTTTCCCCTCACAGAGGTTCTTGTAGTCACTGGTCTCCTCTGGTACCGCTGGTATGTTCATGACAAAGTTCAGGAAGGTCTCCTGCTTGTGTCGCAGGAAGTTCAGAAGGTCGCCATGACTACAGTACTCAGTGATCACCAGTACAGGTCCTGAGATAAGAAACATTTATATTTTATAATAAATTGAGAAACCTTTCAAACTTCCACATAGTACGAAACTTGACTCAAATGCATTTACAAAAATATACAGATACTGtaattctctgaatgtctctgCACTTCTTCAGATAGGAAGCTGTGTTTTATAGTGTTCAGTCTCACCCGCCTGAGTGCAGGCTCCCAGGAGGTTGACAATGTTCTTGTGCTGTCCCAGGTGACTCAGAATCTTCAGTTCTGACATCAAAGCCTCTCTCTCATCTGAGTGGGCCCTGGCTGTagaaagagatagatagacagatagatagataaataaacagagagaaagagaaacccaATCATATGACACTTCCGTACCACTGTGATCACAGACGGTTTCTCAGACTTTGATCAATTCTACTCCTGAACTAAAAAAAAACTTGTTCAATTCAATGGATTCTGACCTTTGAGCATCTTTACAGCCACTCGCATCGCATTGTTGTCCTCCCCCAGACCATAGGCTGTGGCCTCCACCACCTTCCCAAAGGCCCCTGCTCCTAGGATCTTTCCTGCGGGTCACACATCCAACGCATCACTTTCTCGTCTGACTGTATGTCAATATCCTTTCTTTCCCGTAAATAAATACACTTTACAGTTGTAGATGTTGTTGAGATTCCACTCATTCATCATACAGTATGGAATATCTaacccagggatgggcaactggcaaATTCACCAAAACATGTCAATAATAATTCAGTCGAGGTCTCAAATTACTGTTGATAGTTAGAATTgaagaatacacaaggtgcaatgtcgaaatttggttgtgcatcagcagtcaattagcccatgtcagcaatGTTTTTCTAGcatggtaagttagtctagcggccagctatctaaacttgtagtaagcatGGTCAAATTACCGACGGGATGGGGCCCATTAATCATcagttatcatattaaaaactgctaACATGTGCTTCCACATTATGGCAAAATGagcagaattgcatgaaatgatttatacattttcaaaaacgTCTCTCcgctccatggcaaaatgtttagAAGTGCAGCCAACTTGCTTTAAAAACGGTGAAGTTTTCGCTACGCCACATGTCAAAATGTGCAGAATTTCAGGAAATGAACTTTAACCCCCTTGTGAGAGTCCTAGTTTTGCTCTACTACCCCAACAAGCTTCTTGGGACTCTTCTGTAGTCcgtacagccgatctgccaacttctgtctgtagcgtccgaacagtttgggctacacattaATATGATCCCTCTGTGGAAAGGTAAGTctctcacaaacacgtacatgtCCATTGTTTTTGCCTTAGGATGCCCACAAGCCtcacaagactcatctgaaggtccTCCATGACGAGTTAAAACAATTCATGGAAGCACTGTATATGTTGATAGGTTGTGCCAAAAATAAGTGGTCAAATACATGTCAGAAAAATCTTTCTTATATCTCGCAGATATagaacagacacttcagaacaaactgttccatgtagtgaatctgttattcaatgtgtttgtatggcCTAACAGTAGTAAGGCCAAATAACATTTTTCATCAAACTTCCAAGAACCAAATCACTGCAGTAGCCTATCTAAGAAAAGGCCACACACCGAGCTTGAGCTTGTCCCTGGGAAACTCCCACTTCTCATTGTACGGCATCTGAGTTGGGTCGATAAAGGTGTAGTTGTTTCCTTCACTGGCCTGGATGATCTTCCACCGGATCTCATATCTCGGTTTCTTCAGAGGGAAGGAAATGTTCATTAGTCAACCATTTGAATAACTAAGGGTTCTCCATGGTTTCATTGACTAAAGGTAACAATGATTTCAAACTACATATATTTGTCAATACTCTATTCATGAACATATCAGTTTCTTACCTAGTTTATTTTAGATGAGATTGAATACTGGTCTATTAGTATATTTTCTATATTGCAGAGGGTGTTTTGTGTCCTACCTGTTTGTACTTGTAGAGCAGGACCATGAGTAGCAGGAGGAGAATGGCCAGCACACCAGCTGCTCCCAATAGAGTGGAGGTGAACATTATATCTATCCAATCAGAGAGAAGAGTCAGGGTGTCTGGTGATGACACACTTAGAACATTCTGtgtgtgatggctttgttatgggtTTATGTGGAaccaaggaagagtagctgcagctAAAGTAACGGCTATTGTGAATCTGAATAAACAAAAGAACAGACAGTTCATGTACAGCTCATGTGCTTGACTATGATGACACAGGAAAAAGGAGTATGAACTAAGGATAAGACAGTAAGCCTGAGGATAACCATGGATGACCGTGCTCTGGCACTTACTGGAAACGTCCATGGCGAAGGTGTCTTTACCGACTCCGACCAGGTTGAAGGCGACACACTCCACGGTCATCCTATGGCTGGACGGTTCCACTGTCAGGACGCTCTGGACCTCGACCGCTCCATACTCCTCCCTCTGGACCTCGACTGTTTGGGCCAAGAGAGGAGCAGGCATCTGGAGACCTGTTGCATTCTCATTGCACCTGTTCCATAGGAAGACACAGATAGGATAGAGTTCCCCATTTAGTTATGATACCTAATACGTCATTATATATCTATTTTTAAATACATACTATACTTATTATGTCTATCTTTTACAATGGCAATATCATACCACTGTGCCCTCTCTAACACCTACGTGGTTCGGATTCCAGAGCACTGGTACCAGAGGATTATGGGAGCGGGGTAACCGAACGACGTGCACGTGAGGGTGGTGATGTTCTCCCATCTCACCACGGCAACCGGCCTCTCTGCCAAtcaagagagagcagaggaagtcAGTGGCATGGTCAAGTAATAAATCTCACTCAACATAGAGACAAATATGTTCAATAGATGCTGTgctgaaaaaaaatgtattcctCAGAGAGAATGGTTGTTGTATGAACTGACACTGTGTATTAGTATGTCTGTACTCATACTTTACTTACGATACATTTGGATTTGGAATGTAATGGATGCGTTGGCCATGGAACTCTTGGCATAGAAGGTGTACTGGCCCTGCTCCTGTGCAATCATCCTCTTGAGCAGCAGGGTAGCGGAATACCTGAGTGAAAAACAGACCTGATCTACAGTCgttggccaaaagttttgagattgACACAAATagtaattttcacaaagtctgctgcctcagtttgtatgatggcaatttgcatatactccagaatgttatgaagagtgataagatgaattgcaattaattgaaaagtccctctttgccatgcaaatgaactgaatccccaaaaacatttcccctgcatttcagccctgccacaaaaggaccagctgacatcatgtcagtgattctctcattaacacaggtgtgaatgttgacgaggacaagtctggagatcactctgtcatgctgattgagttcgaataacagactggaagcttcaaaaggagggtggtgcttggaatcattgttcttcctctgtcaaccatggttacctggaaggaaacacgtgccatcatcattgctttgcacaaaaagggcttcactgccagtaagattgcaccaaagtcaaccatttatcggatcatcaagaacttcaaggagagcgcttcaattgttgtgaagaaggcttcagggtgcccaagaaagtccagcaagcgccaggaccgtctcctaaagttgattcagctgcgggatcggggcatcACCAGTACAAatcttgctcaggaatggcagcaggcaggttcGAGTGCATCTACATGCACAGTAAGGCGAAGAcatttggaggatggcctggtgtcaagaattgcagcaaagaagccacttctctcttctctgtaccTTGTGCAgctattctgcaaaaggtacagggattggactgctgaggactggggtaaagtcattttctctgatgaatcccctttctgattgtttgggacttccggaaaaaaagcttgtccagagaagacaaggtgagcgctaccatcagtcctgtgtcatgccaacagtaaagcatcctgagaccattcatgtgtggggttgcttctccgccaagggagtgggctcactcacaattttgcctaagaacacagccatgaataaagaatggtaccaacacatcccctgagagcaacttctcccaaccatccaggaacagtttggtgacaaaacaatccctttttccagcatgatggagcaccttgccatgagGCAAAAGTAATAacgaagtggctcggggaacaaaacatcaatattttgggtccatgggcaggaaactccccagaccataatcccattgagaatttgtggtcaatcctcaagaggcttGATATTATACTTCAgttttccatagtaacatctgacaaaaatatctaaagacactgaagcagctaACTTTGCGAAacttaatatttgtgtcattctcaaaacatttggccattactgtacactcttagaaaaaaaggtactgtttagaacctaaaagggttcttcggatgtccccataagagaaccctatgaagaaccctttttggttccaggtagaattagtttggttccatgtagaataaTTTTGGGTTCCACAGAGAgatctacatggaacacaaatgggttctacctggaaccaaaaagggttctcctatggggagagCTGAATaatccttttggaaccctttttttctaagagttttATGTAGTCACTGGAAATGTTTAACTGGGACAAAGGTGGAATGAATGCAGATGTTGTGTGGTTTGGTGACTAATACATGCTAGTTCTCCTTAGACAGTTACTGCTATGTGTCATAGCGGAGGTAAAACATTAGCTCTTTCCTTCCCTTAACTCTAGTTTCATAGTACAGAACTCTTTGGACCGGTGGTGGTGACCTCTGAGTTTGTGCcagacaaacaaaaacaaataaatgGAAACATCAGCTCATTTCAAATCTTCTGCAGTTTCCCCATTCTGAAtttcagtgcattcagaaagtattcagacccattgaccttttccacaatatgttacgttacagccttattcaacaATGTATTAAATAACAAAtgtcctcatcaatttacacataaTACCGCATAATGACGAAGCGGAAAgaggtaaaaaaatgtttttgcaaatgtattaaaaataaaaaactgaaaaaccttatttacataagtattcagaccctttgctatgggactcgaaatggagctcatgtgcatccagtttccattgatcattcttcatatgtttctacaacttgattgcactccacctgtggtgaattcaattgattggacataatatggagaggcaaacacctgtctatataaggtgccAGGCATTGTCcgtagaggcacagatctagggaagggtaccaaaacatttctgcagaaatgaaggtcccaaagaacacagcgGATtatatcattcttaaatggaagaaatttggaaccaccaagactccaaGAGCCatccacccagccaaactgagcaatccggggagagggcctttgtcagggaggtgaccaagaacccgatggtcactctgacagagctccagagctcctctgtggagatgggagaaccttccagaaggacaaccatctctgcagcactcaagacagaagccactcgtcagtaaaaggcacatggcagccagattggaggactctcagaccatgagaaacaagattctctggtctgatgaaaccaagattgaactctttggcctgaatgccatgcgtcacgtttggaggaaacctggcaccatccctaccgtaaagcatggtggtggcagcatcatgctgcggggatgtttttcagcggcagggacagggagactagtctggattgagggaaagatgaacggagctaaGTACAGAGAGATTTTTATGAAATTCTGCTCCagtgcgctcaggacctcagactggggcgaaggttcaccttgcaacaggacaatgactctaagcacacagccaagacaacgcaggagaggCTTCGGAACTAGTCTCTGAATGTGTTTTAGTGGCACAGcctgagcccggacttgaacccaatcgaacatctctggagggacctgaaaaaagctgtgcggCTACTCATCTAACCTGACAGACtttcagaggatctgcagaaaagaatgggagaaactccccaaatacaggtgtgccaagcttgtagcgtcatacccaagaagactcgaggctgtaatcgctgtcaaaggtgcttcaacaaagtactaagtaaagggtctgaatatgtacTATGTacactatttttatttattttttatttttgcaaacatttctagaaacctgttttttgctttgtcattatggggtattggaaaaaaatgttttttttattaatttaagaataaggctgtaacgtaacaaaatgtggaaaaagtaatgggtctgaatactttccgaatgcactgcataaTTATGATCAAGTGAGCCTTTGATCCGTGAACATTTtaaaatacagttttctgttgctGCCCTTTAGTCCCAAAGCCCCAAACACCTTCCCAAAACACCTAGAGGAGGATCACTCCTCACTCAGTCAGTGCTCTTCATCTTGTTGTTGTATGAGTACCACCCACCTGTTGTTATAGCGTGTAAAGGTTTGTTCCTGCATGGAGGAGGCTGTAGGGGTGTCCCAGTGCTGGCCTATGATCTGAGGGTACGCCTCGATCAGTACACTGAGTTTCAGATCTTCCCCCTCGTTCACGTCAATGGACAGTCCCTGGTGAGCCAGCTTGGAGGACAGCTGGGGAGAAAGACGGATGTAGGCCTCCTctggacagagacatggagagacatggGAGTGGTTATCTTCAAGGTCAGCCAGAAGTGTTTTCATTAGGCACTGAAACAGAGAGGGACTTCCCAAAAAAAAgcttctgttgcaaaatgttttgataCAGTCTGCGTTGATTCTCACGATCCAGTTCTGCAACTGGAATGTGTTCTAATATCCCCACGCGTGCCTGAATTGTATTAGAGTTATCCAATAACTTACCTACAACCATCAGGGAAGTGGTAGATTTGTTGACTCCAGCCTCGTTGGTGCCGATGCAGGTAATGTTGCCTGTGTCTGACTGGTCCACTACAGGGATGGTCAGGATGCTTTTAATGTCCAGACGGTTACTGTCAACTGATTGGACTTCCTGCTCTATTGTAAATTTCTGTAAGAAGAGACAGGAAAATAACATAATGTCATTGTCAAGACATATTGTCATGCATTTTATTTTGGCCAACAGTGGAACAAATAGGTTGTTCCAGATACTCTGAAAGTGCTTGCCTTTTTGGAGGTGTAATTCCACGTGACATTATAGTTGAAGTTGGGGTTGTGTGTGGTGCAGTGGATGCTCAGCTTCTCGCCCACGATATGAACATACTCATCCTTTTCCAGGAATACATAAGGTGGGAAACGTAGCCCTGGACACAGAGGGAACCAGGAACACAGCATGTATAAGAAAAGCACAAACTTCTTTGCCAATTCGAATACTTGTTCCTGAATTTGAATATATAGCAATTTTACAGTACAGTATGGTACATGGGCCTGATCAAGCATGTGACTTTAAGTAAAGTATCCCTCCACAACACTCAACCTACTTACTTTGGATGATGTTGAGGTTGAAAGTCTTGGAAGTCCTCTCCACCCCGTGGAGTTTGGCGCTGCAGACATAGTCAGCATTGTAGCTGGGGTGGAGGTTGCGGATGAGAATGCCTCTGCGGGGGTCTGCTGTGTAGTTCATCCCTGGGGGCACGGAGGTACAGTTGTCCATGCGGAGCCCCAAGTCTGTGGCTTCTGGGTCGGTCAGCAGGCAGGGGAGCAGGtggtcctccccctccttcctcaccACACGCAGGGACACGCTGCTGGTCCAAAACAGGCTGTCTGGGTCTGGTGGAGAAGGGGGGATGTGTTAGAATGAGGAATACTGGCCAACACACCGTCTCTACAGGTATGGTAAACAAACAGTAACTCTCTCCTCTTCTGAGCTTACCTTTCACATACACGTGCACCGTAGAGAACAAGTCCCGAACCTTGACGTTCACACTGGTATATTCACATTTATATGTCCCAGTGTGTTCTGCAGAGGGGCGGTCCACCCTGAAGGTTCTGACTCTCCCATTGCCCTTGGAGATTAAGCTCTTGTGTTTGGACAACCGGGTCAGCCAGTTGACTGGCCCATCCCCCTCACACCTCAGGACCAATGGGGTGCCAGGGTTCAGTACTACTTCAGACCCAACCACGACCTCTGAGTTTAGCTTGATCACAGGACGCCGCCATTCTGAGGAGGTTAACATAGAGATGAGATCATAAATCTACGcgtttcaaaacaactgggacctcggaagtgggaaatctctgacttcagtgcgttcaagactaATGGGAACTCAGAAAAAGCTTCAACttggaaaatgtgtttttaacagACATCTCGGAATTCCGAGTTGGAAACTCTGGCATCTTTATAGACGTCTGACCAGAATATaactgatgtcatgatttgaccCAAAATAATTCTGACTATCTAGTtttcttgaaagcaccatatTGGTGAGGATGGAGTTTTTCAAATAGGGGCGCTTAAatttgtcctgtttcacacatgtacaagtgtcaGGTGTAAAATGGAAATGTGTTATTTGCATAAGTGACCCTGGACAAACAAGTTTTTCACCTAGTcgactcagggatttgaactacTGTAGCAACCTTTCAGCCCAATGCTCTTTAACAACTTTGCCACCTGCCACCCTGTGCATGACCAGGAAACTCTGATTCCTAAACATGGTTATATCAACTGGTTTTTATTTCAGCCAACTCTGTCAAGGCAAGATTTAAACCTCAAATCACTATTTCTTTTTCTGAATGTCTTCTTGGTCACTCTGTGTTTGGGATTAAGAGTCATCTTGGACTCCACAAATTCAGGAAACAAATAACAGAACTGGCCAGTCTGGCTCTAAAGGAGAgatcctattctctctctcacttctgctTTTCTTCTCTACATCGATGTCATGCTACCGAGAACGGTAGTGAATGGAGACACATTTACTAGTCCCTCAGGGACCCACAGACATTTCATAATTTAGTTGTAGCCCTGAACTAGTTCAGCTGATTTACCTAGTCAAGGGTCGCGTTCCCCTGCTCAGATGTTGCATGCATCAACTAATGGTTGCATGTTGTGTCATCGACAGTACGGTCGGGCACCAGATTGCTATAAAATATTATATGGCTAGCTGATACATAAAATACATATCCAGGCATGTAAGATCTGGCACGTGGCAGAAACACCTGGGCAGAGGAACACACcgaagggcttgatgattagttgactagTTGAGTCAGGTGTGCTAGTTCTGGAATATATCaaatacagtgggggaaaaaagtatttagtcagccaccaattgtgcaagttctcccacttaaaaagatgagagaggcctctaattatcatcataggtacacttcaactatctagaaaatcacattgtaggatttttaatgaatttatttgcaaattatggtggaaaataagtatttggtcacatacaaacaagcaagatttctggctctcacagacctgtaacttcttctttaagaggctcctctgtcctccacttgttacctgtattaatgacacctgtttgaacttgttatcagtataaaagacacctgtccacaacctcaaacagtcacactccaaactccactatggccaagaccaaagagctgtcaaaggacaccagaaacaaaattgtagacctgcaccaggctgggaagactgaatctgcaataggtaagcagcttggtttgaagaaatcaactgtgggagcaattattaggaaatggaagacatacaagaccactgataatctccctcgatctggggctccacacaagatctcaccccgtggggtcaaaatgatcacaagaacggtgagcaaaaatcccagaaccacacggggggacctagtgaatgacctgcagagagctgggaccaaagtaacaaagcctaccatcagcaagggcattgaagatgaaacgtggctgggtctttcatcatgacaatgatcccaaacacaccgcccgggcaacgaaggagtggcttcgtaagaagcatttcaaagtcctggagtggcctagccagtctccagatttcaaccccatagaaaatctttggagggagttgaaagtccgtgttgcccagcaacagccccaaaacatcactgctctagaggagatatgcatggaggaatgggccaaaataccagcaacagtgtgtgaaaaccttgtgaagacttacagaaaacgtttgacctctgtcattgccaacaaagggtatataacaaagtattgagatgaacttttgttattgaccaaatacttattttccaccataatttgcaaataaattcataaaaaatcctacaatgtgattttctggattttttctctcattttgtctgtcagagttgaagtgtacctatgttgaaaattacagacctctctcatctttttaagtgggagaacttgcacaattggtggctgactaaatacttttttgccccactgtacatcttaAATACagttaaataagggttaaataaaaatacatggaATGGTTTGAGAACCACCCTCCTAGACTGTGGTAATGCCCTGGCCCTTTTACACCCACAAACaccaacacaaaaacaaa is from Oncorhynchus masou masou isolate Uvic2021 chromosome 32, UVic_Omas_1.1, whole genome shotgun sequence and encodes:
- the LOC135526235 gene encoding macrophage colony-stimulating factor 1 receptor 1-like isoform X2 → MELYLTFLLGILPTAAQEWRRPVIKLNSEVVVGSEVVLNPGTPLVLRCEGDGPVNWLTRLSKHKSLISKGNGRVRTFRVDRPSAEHTGTYKCEYTSVNVKVRDLFSTVHVYVKDPDSLFWTSSVSLRVVRKEGEDHLLPCLLTDPEATDLGLRMDNCTSVPPGMNYTADPRRGILIRNLHPSYNADYVCSAKLHGVERTSKTFNLNIIQRLRFPPYVFLEKDEYVHIVGEKLSIHCTTHNPNFNYNVTWNYTSKKKFTIEQEVQSVDSNRLDIKSILTIPVVDQSDTGNITCIGTNEAGVNKSTTSLMVVEEAYIRLSPQLSSKLAHQGLSIDVNEGEDLKLSVLIEAYPQIIGQHWDTPTASSMQEQTFTRYNNRYSATLLLKRMIAQEQGQYTFYAKSSMANASITFQIQMYQRPVAVVRWENITTLTCTSFGYPAPIILWYQCSGIRTTCNENATGLQMPAPLLAQTVEVQREEYGAVEVQSVLTVEPSSHRMTVECVAFNLVGVGKDTFAMDVSNIMFTSTLLGAAGVLAILLLLLMVLLYKYKQKPRYEIRWKIIQASEGNNYTFIDPTQMPYNEKWEFPRDKLKLGKILGAGAFGKVVEATAYGLGEDNNAMRVAVKMLKARAHSDEREALMSELKILSHLGQHKNIVNLLGACTQAGPVLVITEYCSHGDLLNFLRHKQETFLNFVMNIPAVPEETSDYKNLCEGKQFIRSDSGISSVCSDSYLEMRPGPQPVNSSLDSVCEDDGPDSWPLDMEDLLRFSYQVAQGLDFLAAKNCIHRDVAARNVLLTDLRVAKICDFGLARDIMNDTNYVVKGNARLPVKWMAPESIFDCLYTVQSDVWSYGILLWEIFSLGKSPYPSILVDTKFYNMIKCGYQMSRPDFAPPEMYTIMKMCWNLEPTERPTFSKISQLIERLLGEEPERPDQHQNIQLQQDMTVEELELCDDNDEPKCCEGSCDQSCEHEEEEQPLVKTNNYQFC
- the LOC135526235 gene encoding macrophage colony-stimulating factor 1 receptor 1-like isoform X1 encodes the protein MELYLTFLLGILPTAAQEWRRPVIKLNSEVVVGSEVVLNPGTPLVLRCEGDGPVNWLTRLSKHKSLISKGNGRVRTFRVDRPSAEHTGTYKCEYTSVNVKVRDLFSTVHVYVKDPDSLFWTSSVSLRVVRKEGEDHLLPCLLTDPEATDLGLRMDNCTSVPPGMNYTADPRRGILIRNLHPSYNADYVCSAKLHGVERTSKTFNLNIIQRLRFPPYVFLEKDEYVHIVGEKLSIHCTTHNPNFNYNVTWNYTSKKKFTIEQEVQSVDSNRLDIKSILTIPVVDQSDTGNITCIGTNEAGVNKSTTSLMVVEEAYIRLSPQLSSKLAHQGLSIDVNEGEDLKLSVLIEAYPQIIGQHWDTPTASSMQEQTFTRYNNRYSATLLLKRMIAQEQGQYTFYAKSSMANASITFQIQMYQRPVAVVRWENITTLTCTSFGYPAPIILWYQCSGIRTTCNENATGLQMPAPLLAQTVEVQREEYGAVEVQSVLTVEPSSHRMTVECVAFNLVGVGKDTFAMDVSNIMFTSTLLGAAGVLAILLLLLMVLLYKYKQKPRYEIRWKIIQASEGNNYTFIDPTQMPYNEKWEFPRDKLKLGKILGAGAFGKVVEATAYGLGEDNNAMRVAVKMLKARAHSDEREALMSELKILSHLGQHKNIVNLLGACTQAGPVLVITEYCSHGDLLNFLRHKQETFLNFVMNIPAVPEETSDYKNLCEGKQFIRSDSGISSVCSDSYLEMRPGPQPVNSSLDSVCEDDGPDSWPLDMEDLLRFSYQVAQGLDFLAAKNCIHRDVAARNVLLTDLRVAKICDFGLARDIMNDTNYVVKGNARLPVKWMAPESIFDCLYTVQSDVWSYGILLWEIFSLGKSPYPSILVDTKFYNMIKCGYQMSRPDFAPPEMYTIMKMCWNLEPTERPTFSKISQLIERLLGEEPERPDQQHQNIQLQQDMTVEELELCDDNDEPKCCEGSCDQSCEHEEEEQPLVKTNNYQFC